A window of the Oryza brachyantha chromosome 5, ObraRS2, whole genome shotgun sequence genome harbors these coding sequences:
- the LOC102719392 gene encoding uncharacterized protein LOC102719392, giving the protein MRGAQLPWECGTEEEGRMVNWVEVQRKLLGLLAEYSRLRRLDVAVDDAGTIMSFWAPKDKAAPGERRSSVVLVHGFAGDGIVTWGLQVPALAKLHDVYVPDLLHFGGSASPSPDRSTGFQAACIAAALRKLGVERCTVVGFSYGGFVAFRMAEADPGLVRSIVVSGSAVHMTDAMNDALLARRGARTVGELLLPESVERLRSLFSAAIYRRLWLPDCLLRDFLEVMFTNRKERGELLENLVISDADATVPDFQQKILLLWGENDDFFTMEMAKKLKEELGEKATLRSISKAGHLAHLERPCVYNRILMEFLQSHGDAV; this is encoded by the exons ATGCGTGGTGCTCAGCTGCCGTGGGAGTGTGGGACTGAAGAGGAAGGTAGGATGGTGAACTGGGTAGAAGTACAAAGGAAGTTGCTGGGTTTGCTGGCCGAATACTCCAGGCTGCGGCGgctcgacgtcgccgtcgacgatgCCGGCACGATCATGAGCTTCTGGGCGCCGAAAGACAAAGCAGCACCCGGTGAGCGGAGGAGCTCCGTCGTGCTCGTGCACGGCTTCGCCGGCGATGGCATCGTGACGTGGGGGCTCCAGGTCCCCGCGCTAGCCAAGCTCCACGACGTGTATGTGCCGGACCTGCTCCACTTCGGCGGCTCGGCTTCCCCGTCGCCCGACCGGTCCACGGGGTTCCAGGCGGCGTGcatcgcggcggcgctgcggaaGCTCGGCGTGGAGAGGTGCACGGTGGTGGGGTTCAGCTACGGCGGGTTCGTGGCGTTCAGGATGGCCGAGGCGGACCCCGGTCTCGTCCGGTCGATCGTCGTCTCCGGCTCGGCCGTCCACATGACAGACGCCATGAACGACGCGCTGCTAGCCCGGCGAGGCGCCAGGACGGTCGGCGAACTTCTGCTACCGGAGTCCGTCGAGCGGCTCAGGTCGCtcttctccgccgccatctACCGGAGGCTTTGGCTTCCTGATTGCCTGCTCAGGGACTTCCTCGAG GTGATGTTCACGAACCGAAAAGAGAGAGGTGAGCTGCTCGAAAATCTGGTGATAAGTGACGCTGACGCGACAGTCCCTGACTTCCAGCAG AAAATTCTGCTGCTTTGGGGTGAGAATGACGACTTCTTCACCATGGAAATGGCGAAGAAGCTGAAGGA GGAGCTGGGAGAGAAGGCGACGCTGCGGAGCATAAGCAAGGCCGGGCATCTGGCCCATCTAGAGAGGCCTTGCGTCTACAACCGCATCCTCATGGAGTTCCTGCAGTCTCATGGCGACGCCGTCTGA